A single region of the Ziziphus jujuba cultivar Dongzao chromosome 10, ASM3175591v1 genome encodes:
- the LOC107407977 gene encoding putative pentatricopeptide repeat-containing protein At1g56570 translates to MALRKLLPAAALSHPIQPMIRNSLQNSTAQLSKPFLPIEPSILTTNLIKSCFQMGLIEEARTMFDEMSERDVVAWTAMVEGYTSCNHHSLSLVVFCEMVRNEVVPNAFTFSSVLKACKGMKSLSCGALVHGLVIKHGVDGSIYVDNALMDVYATTCATMDDACMVFQDIHAKNAVSWTTLITGFTHRGDGYRGLRVFQQMLLEEAEVTPFSFSIAVRACASTGLQATGKQIHAAVVKCGFQCNLPVTNSLLDMYCRFGCLMEANQYFCEMTQKDLITWNTLIAGYERMESSRCLHIFSKMESEGFSPNCFTFTSLIAACANLALLACGQQVHGGSVRRGLNRNVELANALIDMYAKSGNIADSYKIFIEMSHKSLESWTSMMIGYGAHGYGKEAIELFNEMVRSGIRPDQVVFMGVLSACSHAGLVDEGLSYFESMLVKYNVIPDQEIYMCVVDLLGRAGRVEEAYKLIESMPFKPDESVWNTLLGSCKAHKLPHLGKLAGKRVLDLRPNTVETYLMLSNIYATEGKWGEFANMRKLMKGMGNKKEVGRSWIEVRNQVYSFVVGDEMGSHTAWVYAVLELLIQHIKEAGYVPDLDCLIHDQQDGT, encoded by the exons ATGGCTCTCAGAAAACTACTACCTGCGGCAGCTCTTTCCCATCCCATCCAGCCAATGATTCGGAACTCCCTCCAGAACTCCACCGCCCAATTAAGCAAACCCTTTTTGCCCATAGAGCCATCCATTTTAACCACAAATCTTATCAAGTCTTGTTTTCAAATGGGTTTAATCGAAGAGGCGCGTACTATGTTCGACGAAATGAGTGAGAGAGACGTGGTTGCATGGACTGCCATGGTTGAAGGGTACACTTCTTGCAACCACCACAGCCTTTCATTGGTTGTGTTCTGTGAGATGGTGAGGAATGAAGTGGTCCCCAATGCATTTACTTTCTCTAGTGTTCTTAAGGCTTGTAAGGGCATGAAATCTCTTTCATGTGGGGCATTAGTTCATGGGTTGGTTATCAAGCATGGTGTGGACGGTTCCATTTACGTGGATAATGCCCTCATGGACGTTTATGCTACCACTTGTGCTACCATGGACGATGCGTGCATGGTTTTTCAGGATATCCATGCAAAAAATGCTGTTTCGTGGACTACTTTGATCACTGGCTTCACCCATAGAGGCGATGGCTATCGTGGGCTTCGAGTTTTTCAGCAAATGTTACTG GAGGAAGCAGAAGTGACCCCATTTAGCTTTTCAATTGCAGTTAGAGCTTGTGCCTCAACTGGCTTGCAAGCTACTGGAAAGCAAATTCATGCAGCAGTTGTCAAATGTGGGTTTCAGTGTAACCTTCCTGTAACGAATTCCCTACTGGACATGTATTGCAGATTTGGTTGTTTGATGGAGGCAAATCAATACTTCTGTGAAATGACTCAAAAAGACTTGATCACTTGGAACACCCTAATAGCTGGATATGAGAGAATGGAATCTAGTAGGTGTCTccacatattttcaaaaatggagTCAGAAGGCTTTAGTCCAAATTGCTTCACATTTACCAGTTTGATAGCTGCCTGTGCTAACTTAGCACTTTTGGCCTGTGGACAACAGGTTCATGGTGGGAGTGTAAGGAGAGGCCTTAACCGAAACGTGGAATTGGCCAATGCTCTTATTGATATGTATGCCAAGAGTGGAAATATAGCTGACtcttacaaaatttttattgaaatgtcACATAAAAGTTTGGAATCTTGGACTTCCATGATGATTGGCTATGGTGCCCATGGCTATGGAAAAGAGGCCATTGAATTGTTTAATGAAATGGTGAGATCAGGTATTAGACCTGATCAAGTAGTTTTTATGGGAGTTCTGAGTGCTTGCAGCCATGCTGGCCTTGTTGATGAAGGCTTGAGTTATTTTGAATCTATGCTGGTTAAGTATAATGTTATTCCTGACCAGGAGATTTATATGTGTGTAGTAGATTTGCTCGGTCGAGCTGGGAGAGTTGAGGAAGCATATAAATTGATAGAGAGTATGCCATTTAAGCCTGATGAGTCTGTTTGGAATACACTTCTTGGATCTTGCAAAGCACATAAGCTTCCACACTTGGGCAAACTGGCTGGTAAAAGGGTGTTGGATTTGAGGCCAAATACTGTGGAAACTTATCTGATGCTGTCAAACATTTATGCAACTGAAGGTAAGTGGGGTGAATTTGCAAATATGAGGAAGTTGATGAAAGGTATGGGGAATAAGAAAGAGGTAGGAAGAAGTTGGATTGAGGTAAGAAACCAGGTTTATAGTTTTGTTGTTGGAGATGAGATGGGTTCTCATACAGCGTGGGTGTATGCTGTTTTGGAACTTCTTATTCAGCATATAAAAGAGGCAGGGTACGTACCTGATTTAGATTGTTTAATTCATGACCAACAAGATGGAACTTGA
- the LOC107411730 gene encoding uncharacterized protein LOC107411730, whose translation MSLVTEENKAKADELYHGDDLCQEKSKLLLKEIGLPNGLLPLKDMEECGYVKETGFVWMKQKKSHTHKFDKIGKLVSYAPEVTAYVEQNKIKKLTGVKTKELLVWITLSDIYVDDPPTGKITFKTPSGLSRSFPVSAFEVEEPVKDVKENQEVKGVSGAVEVKEV comes from the coding sequence ATGTCTCTAGTGACAGAAGAGAACAAGGCCAAAGCTGATGAGCTCTAccatggagatgatctttgccAAGAGAAATCAAAGCTCTTGCTCAAAGAAATTGGGCTCCCAAATGGGCTTTTGCCATTGAAAGACATGGAGGAATGTGGGTATGTGAAAGAGACTGGCTTTGTGTGGATGAAGCAAAAGAAGAGCCATACCCACAAGTTTGACAAGATTGGGAAGCTGGTTTCTTATGCACCTGAGGTCACAGCCTATGTGGAGCAAAACAAGATCAAGAAGCTAACTGGGGTCAAGACCAAGGAGCTCCTGGTTTGGATTACACTCAGCGACATTTATGTGGATGATCCTCCAACTGGGAAGATCACTTTCAAAACCCCTTCTGGGCTTTCAAGGTCTTTCCCTGTTTCAGCTTTTGAGGTTGAAGAGCCTGTTAAGGATGTTAAGGAAAACCAGGAAGTGAAGGGTGTCAGTGGTGCTGTGGAGGTCAAGGAGGTCTAA
- the LOC107407979 gene encoding protein AGENET DOMAIN (AGD)-CONTAINING P1 isoform X1, translating to MPPKPNPKQISNPKTSFFKPGSTVEVSSDEPGFSGSFYLGTIVCPSGSDSFLVQYKTLVTDSSEGSKPLREVVPLPQLRPPPPSTAKWDFRVGDEVEANYNDGWWEGVVTDVLGNGKFSVFFRASEDQIEFSKEDLRLHFKWVNGKWVPPVEDNENEEGKKVPTAKECGKETREEMFSKGTVVEVSSDEDGFRGAWFIATVLEAAGNDKFLVEYQSLTTDDDSEFVKEEIDILHIRPCPPEEIVVDSFNLLDEVDALYNDGWWLGVISKVLSGSRYIVYFRGTEEELEFHHSELRLHQDWIGGKWVMASRVCFYNFL from the exons ATGCCACCAAAACCCAATCCCAAACAAATCTCTAATCCCAAAACCAGCTTCTTCAAGCCTGGCTCAACCGTCGAGGTCAGTTCGGACGAGCCCGGCTTCAGTGGATCATTCTACTTGGGCACCATTGTATGCCCATCTGGGTCTGACTCATTCTTGGTCCAGTACAAAACCCTTGTGACCGACTCCTCTGAAGGGTCCAAACCCTTGAGGGAAGTGGTGCCTCTTCCTCAGCTGCGACCCCCACCTCCATCGACGGCCAAATGGGATTTCAGAGTGGGCGATGAGGTCGAAGCAAATTACAATGATGGGTGGTGGGAAGGCGTGGTGACCGACGTTTTGGGAAACGGGAAGTTTTCCGTCTTCTTTCGAGCTTCTGAGGATCAGATTGAGTTTTCCAAGGAGGATTTGAGGCTTCACTTCAAATGGGTCAATGGAAAATGGGTTCCACCAGTTGAAGACAATGAAAATGAAGAGGGAAAG AAAGTTCCAACAGCAAAAGAGTGTGGCAAAGAAACTAGAGAAGAGATGTTTAGCAAGGGGACTGTGGTTGAGGTAAGCAGTGATGAAGATGGTTTTCGAGGTGCTTGGTTTATAGCAACTGTATTGGAAGCTGCAGGGAACGACAAGTTCCTTGTCGAGTACCAAAGCTTGACAACAGATGATGATTCAGAGTTTGTGAAGGAAGAAATAGATATACTGCACATAAGACCTTGTCCACCAGAGGAGATTGTTGTTGATAGCTTCAATTTGCTTGATGAAGTTGATGCTTTGTACAATGATGGCTGGTGGTTGGGTGTGATCTCAAAGGTTCTTAGTGGCTCAAGGTATATAGTATACTTCAGGGGTACTGAGGAGGAGCTTGAATTTCATCATTCTGAGTTGAGACTACACCAGGACTGGATTGGTGGCAAATGGGTTATGGCTTCTCGGGTATGTTTCTATAACTTTTTGTAA
- the LOC107407978 gene encoding pentatricopeptide repeat-containing protein At1g08070, chloroplastic-like codes for MLFVQNHLKTCIFKTLLISKTSSLSMSLVQLKHLSSATRRFLNPTQKASILVNKPIYKATINLSVLETHLQQCQNFKEFKQILSQMIFTGFIKDTFAASRLLKFSTDLPFIHVDYSFQIFNLIENSNGFICNTMMKAYVQRNCPQKAISFYKFLLDRNLGPDNYTYPILVQACAIRLSQFDGKQMHNHVFKMGFDSDVYVQNTLINMYAVCENMADARKVFDESPVLDSVSWNSILAGYIQMADVEEAKFIYYLMQEKNTIASNSMIVLFGKTGMVEEAHQLFNEMPEKDMVSWSALISCYEQNEMYEEALDMFIEMNANGIMVDEVVVVTVLSACAHLSAVKVGKLIHSLVVKIGIESYVNLQNALIHMYSSSGEIISAQNLFNAACHLDQITWNSMISGYMKCGWIENAKALFESMPKKDVVSWSVMISGYAQHDRFSETLALFQEMQFSGIRPDETTLVSVISACTHLAALDLGKWVHAYIRKNVLKINRILGTTLVDMYMKCGCMENALEVFHEMAEKGTSTWNALILGLAMNGFVEKSLDIFSEMKASGVVPNEITFVAVLGACRHMGLVDEGREQFDSMTREYKIEPNVKHYGCMVDLLGRAGMLKEAEELIESMPIAPDVATWGALLGACKKYNNHDMGERIGRRLIELEPDHDGFHVLLSNLYASRGNWDDVLQIRGMMMQHGVVKNPGCSMIEANGVVHEFLAGDKAHPLINEIEDQLDEIAKKLRMEGYTPDTNEVSLDIDEEEKETALFRHSEKLAVAFGLITTSAPTPIRIMKNLRICNDCHTAAKFISKAFGRVIVIRDRHRFHHFKQGSCSCRDYW; via the coding sequence ATGCTTTTCGttcaaaaccatttaaaaacttgcatttttaaaactttgctAATTTCCAAAACGTCCTCTCTATCTATGAGTTTGGTCCAATTGAAGCATCTTTCCTCAGCTACAAGACGATTTTTGAACCCAACGCAAAAagcatcaattttggttaacaaacCCATCTACAAAGCGACTATAAACCTCTCTGTCTTAGAAACCCACTTGCAGCAATGTCAAAATTTCAAGGAATTCAAGCAAATACTTTCTCAAATGATCTTCACTGGGTTCATCAAAGATACATTTGCTGCAAGCAGACTTCTCAAGTTCTCCACTGACTTACCATTCATCCATGTTGATTATTCCTTCCAAATCTTCAATCTCATTGAGAACTCAAATGGGTTCATTTGTAATACTATGATGAAAGCATATGTACAAAGAAACTGTCCTCAAAAGGCTATATCTTTCTACAAATTTCTGTTGGATAGAAACTTGGGTCCTGACAATTATACATACCCAATTCTAGTTCAAGCATGCGCTATTCGGTTATCTCAATTTGACGGGAAACAGATGCATAATCATGTATTCAAAATGGGCTTTGATTCAGATGTTTATGTTCAGAACACATTGATTAACATGTATGCAGTTTGTGAAAACATGGCTGATGCACGCAAGGTCTTTGATGAAAGTCCCGTGTTGGACTCGGTTTCATGGAATTCGATTTTGGCAGGGTATATTCAAATGGCTGATGTGGAAGAggcaaaatttatttactatctGATGCAAGAAAAGAACACTATAGCTTCAAATTCTATGATTGTGCTGTTTGGTAAGACAGGTATGGTGGAAGAGGCTCATCAGCTATTTAACGAAATGCCTGAGAAAGACATGGTTTCTTGGAGTGCATTGATTTCATGTTATGAGCAAAACGAGATGTATGAGGAGGCTTTGGATATGTTCATTGAAATGAATGCTAATGGAATTATGGTGGATGAGGTTGTGGTTGTGACTGTTCTTTCTGCATGTGCACATTTATCGGCTGTCAAGGTAGGGAAATTGATCCACAGCTTGGTTGTGAAAATTGGAATTGAATCTTATGTTAACCTTCAAAATGCTCTGATTCACATGTATTCAAGTAGTGGGGAAATAATATCTGCCCAAAATCTGTTCAATGCAGCTTGCCACTTGGACCAGATTACTTGGAACTCTATGATATCGGGATACATGAAATGCGGATGGATAGAAAATGCCAAGGCATTGTTTGAATCCATGCCCAAGAAGGATGTTGTCTCATGGAGTGTGATGATATCAGGTTATGCTCAACATGACCGCTTCTCTGAAACTCTGGCGTTATTCCAGGAGATGCAGTTTTCTGGAATTAGACCAGATGAGACTACTTTGGTAAGTGTGATCTCAGCTTGCACTCATTTGGCTGCCCTTGACCTAGGAAAATGGGTTCATGCTTATATAAGGAAAAATGTTCTGAAGATAAACAGAATTTTGGGTACAACACTAGTGGACATGTACATGAAATGTGGATGTATGGAAAATGCATTAGAAGTTTTTCATGAGATGGCAGAGAAGGGAACTTCTACTTGGAATGCTCTCATTCTTGGGTTGGCAATGAATGGGTTTGTAGAGAAGTCACTTGACATTTTTTCTGAGATGAAGGCATCTGGTGTAGTGCCTAATGAGATAACCTTTGTTGCAGTTCTTGGAGCTTGTCGGCACATGGGCTTAGTAGATGAGGGCCGTGAACAGTTTGATTCAATGACTCGAGAATACAAAATCGAACCAAATGTTAAGCATTATGGATGCATGGTTGACCTTTTAGGGCGGGCTGGCATGCTCAAAGAGGCAGAGGAACTCATCGAGAGTATGCCTATTGCACCTGATGTTGCTACTTGGGGCGCTTTGCTTGGGGCTTGTAAGAAATACAATAACCATGATATGGGGGAGAGGATAGGAAGAAGGCTCATCGAGCTTGAGCCTGACCATGATGGGTTCCATGTGTTGTTATCCAACTTATATGCTTCAAGAGGTAATTGGGATGATGTTCTCCAAATCAGGGGAATGATGATGCAGCATGGGGTGGTGAAGAACCCAGGTTGTAGCATGATTGAAGCAAATGGAGTGGTTCATGAATTTCTTGCAGGAGATAAGGCACACCCTTTGATAAATGAGATTGAGGATCAATTGGATGAAATAGCTAAGAAATTGAGGATGGAAGGTTACACACCAGACACTAATGAGGTTTCCCTTGACATTGATGAAGAAGAGAAGGAAACTGCTCTTTTTAGACACAGTGAGAAGCTTGCTGTTGCCTTTGGGCTTATCACTACTAGTGCACCAACTCCAATAAGGATTATGAAGAATTTGAGGATATGTAATGATTGTCATACAGCAGCAAAGTTCATCTCAAAAGCTTTTGGACGAGTGATTGTGATAAGGGATCGGCATCGCTTTCACCATTTTAAGCAGGGATCTTGTTCTTGCCGAGATTATTGGTAG
- the LOC107407979 gene encoding protein AGENET DOMAIN (AGD)-CONTAINING P1 isoform X2, translating to MPPKPNPKQISNPKTSFFKPGSTVEVSSDEPGFSGSFYLGTIVCPSGSDSFLVQYKTLVTDSSEGSKPLREVVPLPQLRPPPPSTAKWDFRVGDEVEANYNDGWWEGVVTDVLGNGKFSVFFRASEDQIEFSKEDLRLHFKWVNGKWVPPVEDNENEEGKKVPTAKECGKETREEMFSKGTVVEVSSDEDGFRGAWFIATVLEAAGNDKFLVEYQSLTTDDDSEFVKEEIDILHIRPCPPEEIVVDSFNLLDEVDALYNDGWWLGVISKVLSGSRYIVYFRGTEEELEFHHSELRLHQDWIGGKWVMASRAF from the exons ATGCCACCAAAACCCAATCCCAAACAAATCTCTAATCCCAAAACCAGCTTCTTCAAGCCTGGCTCAACCGTCGAGGTCAGTTCGGACGAGCCCGGCTTCAGTGGATCATTCTACTTGGGCACCATTGTATGCCCATCTGGGTCTGACTCATTCTTGGTCCAGTACAAAACCCTTGTGACCGACTCCTCTGAAGGGTCCAAACCCTTGAGGGAAGTGGTGCCTCTTCCTCAGCTGCGACCCCCACCTCCATCGACGGCCAAATGGGATTTCAGAGTGGGCGATGAGGTCGAAGCAAATTACAATGATGGGTGGTGGGAAGGCGTGGTGACCGACGTTTTGGGAAACGGGAAGTTTTCCGTCTTCTTTCGAGCTTCTGAGGATCAGATTGAGTTTTCCAAGGAGGATTTGAGGCTTCACTTCAAATGGGTCAATGGAAAATGGGTTCCACCAGTTGAAGACAATGAAAATGAAGAGGGAAAG AAAGTTCCAACAGCAAAAGAGTGTGGCAAAGAAACTAGAGAAGAGATGTTTAGCAAGGGGACTGTGGTTGAGGTAAGCAGTGATGAAGATGGTTTTCGAGGTGCTTGGTTTATAGCAACTGTATTGGAAGCTGCAGGGAACGACAAGTTCCTTGTCGAGTACCAAAGCTTGACAACAGATGATGATTCAGAGTTTGTGAAGGAAGAAATAGATATACTGCACATAAGACCTTGTCCACCAGAGGAGATTGTTGTTGATAGCTTCAATTTGCTTGATGAAGTTGATGCTTTGTACAATGATGGCTGGTGGTTGGGTGTGATCTCAAAGGTTCTTAGTGGCTCAAGGTATATAGTATACTTCAGGGGTACTGAGGAGGAGCTTGAATTTCATCATTCTGAGTTGAGACTACACCAGGACTGGATTGGTGGCAAATGGGTTATGGCTTCTCGG GCTTTTTAA